In Toxoplasma gondii ME49 chromosome X, whole genome shotgun sequence, a single genomic region encodes these proteins:
- a CDS encoding TIM10 family protein, putative (encoded by transcript TGME49_215390), whose translation MTERMDSVQAAVVEIVGMADLYRRIQDTCWTKCVADVKESTLDAGESSCLDRCVNKYTDVHTIVGKELQTNVPDTPK comes from the exons ATGACTGAAAGGATGGATTCTGTGCAGGCGGCTGTGGTGGAGATTGTGGGAATGGCAGACTTGTACAGGAG GATTCAGGACACATGCTGGACTAAGTGTGTAGCTGACGTGAAGGAATCAACGTTGGACGCAGGCGAAAGCAGCTGTTTGGATCGCTGCGTGAATAAG tACACAGACGTTCACACCATCGTCGGCAAAGAGCTCCAGACAAATGTGCCCGATACCCCTAAGTGA
- a CDS encoding RNA recognition motif-containing protein (encoded by transcript TGME49_215400), whose translation MTPAASSSGAVSTKSSRKAAKASMSPRDYRSRATSTSGSIKTSNKGGRVPAVERQRAGNEGKADESDASKQKAAGVTKRPSGDVRTKRKSVTRQSPGGPDTSDHTHDLGKSRSRTTTGTRSEQSRSKKSLVSNRGVIYLGHLPQGFFEPQLRKFFSQFGKVTRVELRRSKRTGNSKGFAFVEFELPEVADIVAEAMNNYMMFGRTLVCHVVPPQNLSEKVFSNADKKFKRAPSRLIAAGKHNKAEGEMASARQVNRKIVSGLKKQQRLKELGIDYTFKTVLDDLKDKGDAEESGRHRRSVQAWVQAQLREKKQRKQDKAMKRRETLRLKSRKRSTATGFNEVVSPEEMEARKEKVATHPDDEPSRKRVKQC comes from the coding sequence ATGACGCCTGCGGCATCGTCCTCAGGCGCGGTTTCCACGAAATCGTCGCGGAAGGCGGCAAAAGCCTCCATGTCTCCGCGGGACTATAGGAGTAGGGCTACATCGACCTCTGGAAGTATCAAAACTTCTAATAAGGGCGGTAGAGTACCTGCTGTAGAGAGGCAACGTGCGGGCAATGAGGGGAAGGCTGACGAGTCAGATGCAAGTAAACAAAAGGCGGCAGGTGTGACGAAACGACCATCAGGGGATGTGCGAACAAAGAGGAAATCCGTGACACGGCAGTCACCAGGAGGGCCAGATACTTCCGATCATACACACGATCTAGGAAAATCCCGGTCAAGGACGACTACAGGCACCCGCTCGGAGCAGTCACGCAGCAAAAAATCCCTGGTTTCAAACCGCGGCGTCATATATTTGGGACACTTACCACAGGGCTTTTTTGAGCCTCAACTGAGAAAGTTCTTTTCACAGTTCGGGAAGGTCACGAGGGTGGAATTACGGCGAAGCAAACGAACTGGCAACAGCAAAGGATTTGCTTTCGTGGAGTTCGAGTTACCTGAAGTCGCAGATATTGTTGCAGAGGCAATGAACAACTACATGATGTTCGGGCGAACGCTTGTCTGTCACGTTGTTCCCCCTCAAAATCTGTCTGAAAAGGTGTTTTCAAATGCTGACAAGAAGTTCAAAAGGGCTCCTTCACGGCTTATTGCCGCTGGTAAGCACAAtaaagcagaaggagagatggCTTCTGCAAGACAGGTGAACCGGAAAATTGTGTCTGGTCTTAAGAAACAACAGCGCTTAAAGGAACTTGGAATCGACTACACGTTCAAAACTGTTCTCGATGATCTGAAGGACAAGGGGGACGCCGAAGAGAGCGGGAGGCATCGTCGCAGTGTGCAAGCGTGGGTACAAGCGCAACTCCGTGAAAAGAAGCAGCGCAAACAGGACAAAGCGATGAAACGGCGGGAAACACTGCGACTGAAAAGCCGCAAAAGGTCGACGGCAACCGGGTTCAACGAAGTCGTTTCTCCAGAAGAAATGGAagcaagaaaggaaaaggtgGCTACCCACCCAGATGACGAGCCGTCACGAAAAAGAGTAAAGCAATGCTAG
- a CDS encoding DPCD family protein (encoded by transcript TGME49_215410) — translation MSVFQKAENGPIDTGKPQILSFIADGRRTVHTTYPDKSEKVEEYDLRDDTVLVRKFRRPPALFGQEGMWEYEIGAPRQGMDAVVASSDRNEIVMAPSTSSPLCVMRDTKGAFEWRIRNLPYPRDTYIVQIDGDASEIVISTTNKKYYKRLRISDIHALGLQLNLESLSWTHQHNTLVVSYKKPQKVLDLERKRREEAKRTSLSVG, via the exons atGTCGGTCTTTCAAAAGGCCGAGAATGGACCAATCGACACTGGGAAACCACAGATACTTTCATTTATTGCAGATGGTCGACGGACAGTTCACACAACATATCCGGATAAGTctgagaaagtggaagagtACGATCTTCGCGATGACACGGTGTTGGTTCGTAAATTCCGTCGACCTCCCGCCCTTTTCGGGCAGGAGGGCATGTGGGAGTACGAGATCGGCGCTCCGCGGCAAGGGATGGACGCTGTCGTCGCGAGCAGTGACAGAAATGAGATAGTTATGGCACCCAGTacttcctctcccctctgcgTTATGCGAGATACAAAAGGGGCTTTCGAGTGGCGGATACGTAATCTCCCTTATCCACGTGATACATATATTGTTCAAATTGATGGAGACGCCAGCGAAATCGTTATCAGCACCACAAACAAAAAGTACTACAAACGGCTGCGCATCAGCGACATACATGCACTCGGCCTTCAGCTGAATCTTGAAAGCCTCTCTTGGACTCATCAACATAACACACTGGTTGTCTCCTACAAAAAGCCACAAAAA GTCCTGGAtctcgagaggaaacgcagagaagaagcgaagcgcaCCTCCCTTAGTGTGGGCTGA
- a CDS encoding SNARE protein (encoded by transcript TGME49_215420), translating into MMPSSGSGIGRPDSTSRPQENPGANGKIALYSLILYKWSPEKPIQLATAFDLSSFPFFHRSTMKEHIVFHSRLICARTPLGRRQVVEFEQNIGHCHVFVHSSGLAATVLSTAAYPMRVAFGLITQALRGFQDIYAGQWENITDDVKEGIMFNKEASDLLKLYQNPVEADKLLKVQRDLDEVKDVMLKNIDDLLQRGEKLDDLMQRSEDLSNTSYQFYRQAKKNNQCCQLY; encoded by the exons ATGATGCCAAGCAGTGGCAGTGGCATCGGCCGCCCAGACTCAACGTCGAGGCCGCAAGAAAATCCTGGAGCGAACGGGAAGATTGCTCTGTACTCCCTAATCCTGTACAAATGGAGTCCCGAGAAGCCGATTCAGCTCGCTACTGCGTTCGACCTGTCCAGTTTCCCCTTCTTTCATCGTAGCACAATGAAGGAACACATCGTCTTTCACTCGAG GCTGATCTGCGCTCGCACGCCCCTCGGTCGCAGACAAGTTGTTGAATTTGAACAGAACATCGGCCACTGCCACGTTTTCGTGCATTCGTCGGGTCTCGCGGCGACGGTCTTATCCACAGCAGCATATCCCATGCGTGTCGCCTTCGGGCTCATCACGCAGGCGCTCCGGGGATTTCAAGAT atcTACGCAGGGCAGTGGGAGAATATCACAGATGACGTCAAGGAAGGGATCATGTTCAACAAAGAAGCAAGTGACCTGTTGAAGCTGTATCAGAATCCAGTGGAAGCTGACAAGCTGCTCAAAGTTCAGAGGGACCTCGACGAG GTGAAAGATGTGATGCTAAAGAACATCGACGACTTGCtacagagaggcgagaagctgGATGACCTCATGCAGCGAAGTGAAGACTTATCGAATACGTCCTACCAGTTTTACCGTCaggcaaagaaaaacaatcAGTGCTGTCAGCTTTACTAG
- a CDS encoding hypothetical protein (encoded by transcript TGME49_215425~Signal peptide predicted by SignalP 2.0 HMM (probability 0.805) with cleavage site probability 0.174 at residue 24), whose product MRFQHVRALSVLVLEPASPRSASCRCRLAPTSRTAPCLPWSARRWTQIDLLRSRRRVRSFRGSPPKTTRHFYVLYTLLSKLVASSVHFPRFGVSIFCRSRVRRCVYSF is encoded by the exons ATGCGTTTTCAGCACGTGCGCGCGTTATCTGTACTCGTCCTTGAGCCTGCCTCGCCAAGGAGTGCGTCGTGCCGTTGCCGTCTCGCACCAACAAGCCGGACG GCCCCCTGTCTTCCTTGGAGCGCACGCCGCTGGACACAAATAGACCTTCTACGCTCTAGGCGACGCGTGCGCTCCTTTCGCGGGAGCCCTCCAAAAACCACTCGGCATTTCTACGTCCTCTACACTCTGCTTTCGAAGCTCGTCGCTTCATCCGTGCACTTCCCACGTTTTGGCGTCTCAATCTTTTGCCGTTCTCGCGTGAGACGCTGCGTGTACAGTTTCTGA
- a CDS encoding hypothetical protein (encoded by transcript TGME49_215430~Signal peptide predicted by SignalP 2.0 HMM (probability 0.799) with cleavage site probability 0.314 at residue 19) — protein sequence MQLTWKQILLIAGGTAAAGACLYYLLREDGSEAKEADGEPKKISGEATKEQVITILRGILKSQEKTKALMKEFIKDILNEDLTFEQAYERVLQKHPDDPLEQYGLTMPDFDNLLDKYQHDPQIKDLIVRIMSSSAPSEPNPRGQTIDKAKVIQVHEYMKQELQKLVDYIQKSSTRSELDVKNVTLTAQAFVGAKVQKKFGLTSEDVESAVIYNHKELAVDPDFVRVNIAIQTIMNQLIVPQFAM from the exons ATGCAACTTACGTGGAAGCAAATCCTCCTCATTGCGG GCGGAACAGCCGCAGCAGGGGCATGCCTCTACTATCTCCTTCGGGAAGATGGCTCGGAGGCAAAGGAGGCTGATGGCGAGCCGAAGAAGATCAGTGGCGAGGCCACGAAGGAGCAGGTGATCACGATTCTTCGCGGCATTCTGAAGAGCCAGGAGAAAACCAAGGCTCTCATGAAGGAGTTCATCAAGGACATCCTCAACGAAGACTTGAC GTTTGAACAGGCCTACGAGCGCGTCCTTCAGAAGCATCCAGACGATCCCCTGGAGCAGTATGGGCTGACGATGCCCGACTTCGACAATTTGCTGGACAAGTATCAGCATGACCCCCAGATCAAGGATCTCATTGTCCGCATCATGAGCTCGTCTGCTCCTTCAGA GCCAAACCCGCGGGGTCAGACGATCGACAAGGCAAAGGTGATTCAGGTTCACGAGTACATGAAGcaggagctgcagaagctgGTTGACTACATTCAGAAGAGCTCGACGCGTTCCGAGTTGGATGTGAAGAACGTAACATTGACAGCGCAGGCTTTCGTCGGCGCGAAGGTGCAGAAGAAGTTCGGGCTGACTTCCGAGGACGTGGAGTCCGCGGTGATTTACAACCACAAGGAGCTGGCCGTGGACCCGGACTTTGTGCGCGTGAATATCGCGATTCAGACCATCATGAACCAGTTGATTGTTCCCCAGTTCGCCATGTAG